The proteins below come from a single Triticum aestivum cultivar Chinese Spring chromosome 5D, IWGSC CS RefSeq v2.1, whole genome shotgun sequence genomic window:
- the LOC123125783 gene encoding uncharacterized protein isoform X2 gives MGKHRQELKHKKSYTKGLRQLFFREDGRGRKKRMKTSTQQSETSETKDNQLEVKIKGGILEVVVEGGEAEMQSLPGNGHTNKLEKEARMEQTMQNSNIATQQPEMNMLDADTNIPKCTACDCSAQKEAPEKSTSLNYMLLSARLARALETTEQDINSKEEASTHVPPTFPGFQQNAINSNQSEHCIETKTLYQENKAAAIECVELDTTASPQDNNNQDDFRFNEVKEQGKHAGLDIDINISLSNSGVDDKLKHVEDFQHTMHPLDVARQKYFFSDDMTPSCRIFVDHDDCGNEITEPELWRDLDMDSNAYEAQIEKLRKNIHGIQVRT, from the exons ATGGGCAAGCACCGCCAAGAACTCAAACATAAAAAAAGCTATACAAAGGGTCTTAGGCAACTCTTTTTCAGAGAAG ATGGAAGAGGCAGGAAGAAGAGAATGAAGACTAGTACACAACagtcagaaacttcagaaactaagGACAATCAATTGGAAGTTAAAATAAAG GGAGGCATACTTGAAGTAGTTGTAGAAGGAGGTGAAGCCGAAATGCAGTCACTACCGGGCAATGGTCACACAAACAAGCTCGAAAAAGAAGCTCGAATG GAACAAACCATGCAGAATAGCAACATTGCAACACAGCAACCAGAGATGAATATGCTTGATGCAGATACCAATATCCCCAAGTGCACTGCTTGTGATTGTTCTGCTCAAAAAGAAGCACCAGAAAAGAGCACTAGTCTGAACTACATGTTGTTATCAGCTAGATTGGCAAGAGCACTGGAAACGACAGAACAAGACATCAACTCAAAGGAGGAAGCCAGCACGCATGTACCACCAACTTTCCCAGGTTTCCAACAAAACGCTATTAACAGTAATCAATCTGAG CATTGCATCGAAACCAAGACATTGTATCAAGAAAACAAAGCAGCAGCAATTGAGTGTGTGGAACTAGACACCACTGCCTCCCCACAAGACAACAATAACCAAG ATGATTTTCGTTTCAATGAAGTCAAGGAGCAGGGGAAACATGCAGGACTTGATATTGATATCAACATATCACTATCAAACA GTGGTGTAGATGACAAGCTGAAACATGTGGAAGATTTCCAACACACTATGCATCCATTGGACGTTGCAAGACAAAAGTATTTCTTTTCTGATGATATGACACCTAGCTGCAGAATTTTTGTTGACCATGATGATTGTGGGAACGAAATAACAGAGCCAGAATTGTGGCGTGATTTAGACATGGACTCGAATGCATACGAAGCCCAGATAGAG AAGCTAAGAAAAAATATCCATGGAATACAAGTAAGGACATAA
- the LOC123125783 gene encoding uncharacterized protein isoform X1, with product MAGERRAACEGRDMTTVDDLCTADKPASRAVPTVRDLCAANKTTSRAVPAVPEFAAGEELPNPLLNEDTIPEPLESNNNSQKDDSGVDSMNEQEEQSIVDMTESDASDVMLINGLRTILQKRQERKQERSALKEKRKKRTRAEEGKAKGHMNKGRATAYNMFSIGYFAKIVDVVCKSNHRMEVVRNGGFGYLLELDDCYVPRPFAQWVADNISTKEEAIVLGGKSISLNPEAVSLVLGIPAGRTKIRVLDEESGKAVFLPLFGLTDLPSISFFGNKLMKEELPDDVYLRCFLTVALATFLCPTSNTKPSTKYLGALVDVSKYKDLDWCSFVHTWNISMSRSTKQTS from the exons ATGGCGGGCGAGCGCCGCGCGGCATGCGAGGGTCGCGACATGACCACCGTCGACGACCTCTGCACCGCCGACAAGCCAGCGTCGCGCGCCGTCCCCACCGTCCGCGACCTCTGCGCCGCCAACAAGACAACGTCgcgcgccgtccccgccgtccCGGAGTTCGCTGCAGGCGAGGAGCTGCCGAATCCA CTTTTAAACGAAGATACAATTCCTGAGCCTTTGGAGTCAAACAACAACAGTCAAAAGGATGATTCAGGGGTTGATAGCATGAATGAACAAGAGGAGCAAAGTATAGTTGATATGACAGAATCAGATGCATCAGACGTCATGCTGATCAATGGCCTGAGAACAATt TTACAGAAAAGACAAGAGAGGAAGCAGGAGAGGAGTGCTTTGAAAGAGAAAAGGAAGAAG AGGACAAGGGCAGAGGAAGGAAAAGCCAAAGGGCACATGAACAAAGGAAGAGCAACTGCATACAACATGTTTAGCATTGGATATTTCGCGAAGATTGTTGATGTTGTGTGCAAAAGCAATCATAGGATGGAGGTTGTCAGGAACGGCGGTTTTGGATACTTGCTCGAGCTAGATGATTGTTATGTTCCAAGGCCTTTTGCTCAGTGGGTCGCGGACAACATATCCACAAAAGAGGAAGCAATTGTACTTGGTGGCAAATCAATCTCTCTCAACCCTGAAGCCGTATCATTAGTTCTTGGTATACCAGCAGGAAGAACAAAGATCAGAGTGCTCGACGAGGAGTCCGGGAAAGCGGTGTTTCTACCACTGTTTGGGCTAACAGATCTTCCATCAATAAGTTTCTTCGGGAATAAGCTTATGAAGGAAGAGCTGCCTGACGACGTTTATCTTCGCTGCTTCTTGACTGTCGCCCTAGCAACCTTCCTGTGTCCCACATCCAACACAAAGCCAAGCACCAAATATTTGGGAGCACTTGTGGATGTGTCAAAGTACAAAGATCTTGATTGGTGCTCTTTTGTCCATACATGGAATATCTCTATGTCAAGAAGTACCAAACAGACAAGCTGA